DNA sequence from the Leptospira limi genome:
AGGAGACTTACTTTGGATTGGTGTGAATTCTGATGAGAGTGTCAGAAGGTTAAAAGGGGAATCGAGGCCTATCAATTCCTGTGAAGACCGAATGATGGTACTTGCAGCTTTATCTTCCGTTGATTTTGTTTCTAGTTTTCCTGAAGACACTCCCTTAGAAATTTTAAAAAAAGTAAGACCCTCCATCCATTCAAAAGGTGGGGATTACCAAATTGAAACCCTCCCAGAATACAAAATTTTAAAGGAGATGGGTGCGGATATTCAAATTTTGCCATTTGTTTCCGGAAAATCCACTACCAAGATTTTAGAAAAAGCCAAATCCCCTTCCTAAACGTATTGATTTTGGACCCAAATCCCAACAGTCTGTAAAAAACATTCTTTTTTGAGGTCCAGTTTGTCCAAGACCAGATATATATTCATTACCGGTGGTGTTTCCTCTTCTTTGGGAAAAGGGGTCACTGTCGCCGCTCTCGGTTGTTTGTTAGAAGCCAGAGGTTATACCGTCTCTTTACAAAAAATGGATCCTTATATCAATATTGACCCAGGCACAATGAGTCCCTACCAACATGGGGAAGTGTATGTGACCGAAGATGGAGCCGAGACGGATTTAGATTTAGGTTATTATGAACGGTTCACCAAGTCAAAATTTTCCCGTAAAAATTCTGTATCAACCGGGCAAATTTACCATGCCGTCATCGAACGGGAACGGAAAGGGGATTACCTTGGAAGAACCGTACAAGTTGTACCACACATCACAAATGAGATTCGAAATCGTATTTATAACCTAACACGTGACCAAGAAACAGATTTTGTAATCGTGGAAATAGGAGGGACAGTTGGAGATATTGAATCCATTCCATTTTTGGAAGCAATTCGCCAAATGCGATATGAACATGGAAGTAACCAGGTATTATTTCTTCACCTAACACTTGTCCCAACAATTACGGCAGCTGGTGAAGCCAAAACAAAACCTACCCAACATTCAGTAAAAGAGTTATTGGCGTTAGGAATCCAACCAGATGTATTAATCTGTCGTATTAATAAACCAATGTCAAAAGAGATGAAAAATAAAATTTCTCTCTTTTGCAACGTAAAAGAACAGAATGTAATTTCAGCTGTCGATATTACAACATCCATTTATGAAATTCCTTTGATGTATCGAGAAGATAAATTGGATGAGGTTGTACTCAATGCACTTGGTATGGATTTACGGAAACTTAATTTTTCCCAATGGGAAAATATGGTTAAAAAAATTCGTAATACAAAAAAGACCGTAAAAGTGGCGTTAATTGGGAAATACATTTCCTTACAAGATGCATATCGATCCGTTTATGAATCCTTGGCTCATGGTGGAATTGCCAATGATGTAGAAGTGGAAGTTGTTAAAATTAATCCAGAAGATATTGACTCCAAAAATACCAAAGAACTTTTAAAAGGAGTTCATGGAATTCTGGTTCCAGGTGGGTTTGGAGAACGTGGGATCGAAGGAAAAATTGCTGCCATTCAATATGCGAGAACCAAACAGATTCCATTTTTTGGAATTTGTTTAGGAATGCAATGTGCAGTGATTGAATTTGCACGCCATGTTTTAGGTTTCAAAGATGCCAATTCAACTGAATTCAAACCAAATGTTGAATACCCTGTGATTTCAATGATTGAAGAACAAAAAGAAATCGAACGTATGGGTGGAACCATGCGCCTCGGTGCCTATCCATGTGTTGTCAAAAAAGGTACACTTGCTTATTCCGAATACAAAGCTGACCGAATTTCAGAACGTCACAGACACCGTTTTGAATTTACACTTCGATTTAAGGATGATTTTGAGAAAAAAGGAATGAATTTATCTGGTTTTTCACCTGATGGTAGTTTGGTGGAAATTGTCGAAATTCCAAACCATCCTTGGTTCATTGGTGTTCAATTCCATCCAGAATTTCAATCGAAACCAACAGATCCACATCCACTCTTTGCAGGTTTTATTAAAGCTGCATCGAAATTAGCGAAAAAATCGGAGGATTAAGATGTACGATTTAATTGAAGAAAGAGAATTTTTTGGAAAAAAAATCGGAGGTCGTCAGCCGTTTTTTTTAATCTCTGGGCCTTGTGTGATGGAGAACAAAGACTTACTTGATCGAGTTTGTGGTGAAATGAAAGCCATCTGTGATGAGTTAGGGATTGTTTATATATTTAAATCTTCTTTTGACAAAGCCAATCGTTCTTCTATCAATTCTTATCGAGGTCCAGGTTTGGAAGAAGGACGCAAACTCCTCGATTTTATCAAACATAAATACAATGTACCTGTTTTAACGGACATCCATGAAACCATACAAGTGGATCCATTAAAAGACACAGTGGATATCTTTCAAATTCCGGCTTTTCTTAGCCGCCAAACTGACCTTATCGCCAAAGCTGCAGAAACGGGGAAATGGGTGAATGTGAAAAAAGGTCAGTTTATGGCACCTGATGACACTAGGCATATCAAAACAAAAATACAAGAGTCTGGATCCGAAAAGTACATGGTCACCGAACGTGGTGCGAGTTTTGGGTATGGAAACCTTGTGTTTGATTTACGAGGCATTCCTATGATGCATAAACATGGAATTCCCATTGTATTTGATGGTACCCATTCCGCACAGTTACCTGGTGCTGCTGGCAACATAACAGGTGGTTTACGAGAATTCATCCCTCATATGATGCGTGGAGCGGTTTCTGTAGGAGTAGAAGGACTTTTTATGGAAGTCCACCCTGATCCTGAAAAAGCTTTATCGGATGCAACAACCCAATTTCCTTTGGCCAAAGCAAAAGTTTTACTCACTCAACTTTTAGAATTGGATCGTTTGGTTAAAACGAAGTTCTTAGAGGACTAGTCCGTTTCCAATGAAAACGAAGGTATGGATAATATGTTTCCTCTTGGTTTTTACATCATGTAAAGACAAGGAATACCTTCGGATTGAAGTCGAAAAGGAATCAGGATCCATGGTTTCGATGAGAAACTTTAGTCGCGCTTCTTACAAAGAATCTGGTGAATTGGAATGGAAACTAAAAGGAGCAGAATCGTATATCTTTCCCAAAGAAAACAAAACCATCGTGTATGGATTTGAATTCAATCAGTTTGAAAAAGGAAAGGTTACGTCTCTCATGACAGGGAATCGAGGCGAGATCAACCACCAAACCAAAACGGTTGTTTTAGAGGGGAAAGTTCGCCTAAGAACCAATGATGGAAAATTTATCGAATCAGAATCTCTTACTTATAATTTAGAAGAAAAAACTCTCGCTTCAGAAGCGGATGTCCTTGTATATTCGGATGGAACAACCATTCGTGGGAAAGGATTGCGAGCAGATAAAAGTTTAAATAAATTCACCATCATCCATCCAAAGGCAGTCAGTGTCGGTGGATCCAATCCGCTGAAGGAAAAACCATGAGACGATTGGTAGTCGTGTCTATATTCTTTGGATTTGTATTGCAATTAAAAACATCGCCGATTCCTATTTTGTATGGGAACGATGATTTTTTTAAAGCAGATGAGACAATCCTAAAGAACGAAGAGAAAAAATCGAAAAAAGATAAAATCCCAATCATTTGGGGAGGCAGTAGTCTCACACAAGAAGAAAGAGTGATCAATGGATTTCCGGTAAAAGTTTTTATCTTAGGTGGAGGTGCTTATATCATGCATAAGTCCATCAAACTCAGTGCTAAGGAAATCGAAATCATTGGAGAAGAGGCACTCATTGGAAACCTAAAAGGCCAAGTGATTGTTGAAGACTTTCAGAATGGAGTGACACTCACCGCAACAAAAGGTCTATACGATAAAGTTGCTGGCATAGTTAGTTTGGAAAATCACCCAGTCCTAACTCAAAAAAAAGATGGAAAATTAGTTCGCATTCAATGCCAATCCATCCTTCGAAATTTAGAAGAAGCCAAAACAACTCTCGCAGGAAAAGTAGTCGTTACCTCGGAAGAATTCCAAGTGTTTGGCGAAGATGCTGTTTTTTCTGAAAAAGAAGACCGTATCGACTTAAAAGGAGAGCCGTTTTTGTTCTCAGAAAATCGTTTTCTCATCGGACAGACTCTTTCTTATTTTGTGAAAGAAGGAAGTATCCAATTGGATGGTGATGCAACCATCTACCAAGTGAGTTACGAAAATAAAAAAGATAAAGAAAAAGATACGGTCTCCAAAGAAAGAGTCATCACTTTGTTTTCGGGTAAAACTTTGACTCATTTAAATAAAGGCAAAGAAACTGTTACTTCTATGAATGGTGATGCATTTATGTACAGGAAAAATTCTGAATTTAAAGCTGATCTATTGGAAAGTAGGAAAAGTAATAAAGAAATTAAAGCTACGGGTAACGTAAGTTATTTGGATAAAGAAAATGGTTATCGAATGGAGGGAGGGATCCTTTTTTATGATAAAGAAAAGGGTTATTCTTATTTAACAGAAACTCCCAAAATTGTTTTTTTAAATAAAAAAGATTTAGTAGAACGTGGACAATTAACATCTGTCTTTATTGAAAGATTTGATGATAAAAATGAAACAGTTGCCAGAGGTGATGTGCAGGTAGAAACACAATCCGCAAAAGCCACTGGAGAGTTTGCCACATATTTTGAAAAAAAAGATGAACTTGTATTGGAAGGAAATCCAACCCTTGTAAGAGACTCCACAAAAGTGTCAGCTGGGAAAATCATCTTGTTTCCAAAATCGGACAAAGCCTTGTTAACTGATGGGCTAAAGGTAATCCCGAATGGTGAAAAAAAGTAAAGTAGCGGATAAAAAGAAAGAACTCGATCCAAATGTAAAAACGTTTAGGATGGAAAATCTGGTTAAAATCTATAACAAACGTAAGGTTGTAGATGGTGTCAGCTTTTATATCCGAAAAGGTGAAATTGTAGGTCTTCTTGGGCCCAATGGTGCCGGAAAAACGACAAGTTTTTATATGAGTGTTGGCTTTGTGACTCCCGATGAAGGCCATGTATTTATCGATAACGAAGACCTAACGAAAGCTCCAATGCACATCCGTGCTCGGATGGGAGTTGGTTATCTTGCCCAAGAGGCAAGT
Encoded proteins:
- the rfaE2 gene encoding D-glycero-beta-D-manno-heptose 1-phosphate adenylyltransferase → MSFYESLQSKIIAQDTIETKRKSLEGKKIVFTNGCFDILHPGHVSYLAQARDLGDLLWIGVNSDESVRRLKGESRPINSCEDRMMVLAALSSVDFVSSFPEDTPLEILKKVRPSIHSKGGDYQIETLPEYKILKEMGADIQILPFVSGKSTTKILEKAKSPS
- a CDS encoding LptA/OstA family protein, which codes for MRRLVVVSIFFGFVLQLKTSPIPILYGNDDFFKADETILKNEEKKSKKDKIPIIWGGSSLTQEERVINGFPVKVFILGGGAYIMHKSIKLSAKEIEIIGEEALIGNLKGQVIVEDFQNGVTLTATKGLYDKVAGIVSLENHPVLTQKKDGKLVRIQCQSILRNLEEAKTTLAGKVVVTSEEFQVFGEDAVFSEKEDRIDLKGEPFLFSENRFLIGQTLSYFVKEGSIQLDGDATIYQVSYENKKDKEKDTVSKERVITLFSGKTLTHLNKGKETVTSMNGDAFMYRKNSEFKADLLESRKSNKEIKATGNVSYLDKENGYRMEGGILFYDKEKGYSYLTETPKIVFLNKKDLVERGQLTSVFIERFDDKNETVARGDVQVETQSAKATGEFATYFEKKDELVLEGNPTLVRDSTKVSAGKIILFPKSDKALLTDGLKVIPNGEKK
- the lptC gene encoding LPS export ABC transporter periplasmic protein LptC, with the protein product MKTKVWIICFLLVFTSCKDKEYLRIEVEKESGSMVSMRNFSRASYKESGELEWKLKGAESYIFPKENKTIVYGFEFNQFEKGKVTSLMTGNRGEINHQTKTVVLEGKVRLRTNDGKFIESESLTYNLEEKTLASEADVLVYSDGTTIRGKGLRADKSLNKFTIIHPKAVSVGGSNPLKEKP
- the kdsA gene encoding 3-deoxy-8-phosphooctulonate synthase, encoding MYDLIEEREFFGKKIGGRQPFFLISGPCVMENKDLLDRVCGEMKAICDELGIVYIFKSSFDKANRSSINSYRGPGLEEGRKLLDFIKHKYNVPVLTDIHETIQVDPLKDTVDIFQIPAFLSRQTDLIAKAAETGKWVNVKKGQFMAPDDTRHIKTKIQESGSEKYMVTERGASFGYGNLVFDLRGIPMMHKHGIPIVFDGTHSAQLPGAAGNITGGLREFIPHMMRGAVSVGVEGLFMEVHPDPEKALSDATTQFPLAKAKVLLTQLLELDRLVKTKFLED
- a CDS encoding CTP synthase, giving the protein MSKTRYIFITGGVSSSLGKGVTVAALGCLLEARGYTVSLQKMDPYINIDPGTMSPYQHGEVYVTEDGAETDLDLGYYERFTKSKFSRKNSVSTGQIYHAVIERERKGDYLGRTVQVVPHITNEIRNRIYNLTRDQETDFVIVEIGGTVGDIESIPFLEAIRQMRYEHGSNQVLFLHLTLVPTITAAGEAKTKPTQHSVKELLALGIQPDVLICRINKPMSKEMKNKISLFCNVKEQNVISAVDITTSIYEIPLMYREDKLDEVVLNALGMDLRKLNFSQWENMVKKIRNTKKTVKVALIGKYISLQDAYRSVYESLAHGGIANDVEVEVVKINPEDIDSKNTKELLKGVHGILVPGGFGERGIEGKIAAIQYARTKQIPFFGICLGMQCAVIEFARHVLGFKDANSTEFKPNVEYPVISMIEEQKEIERMGGTMRLGAYPCVVKKGTLAYSEYKADRISERHRHRFEFTLRFKDDFEKKGMNLSGFSPDGSLVEIVEIPNHPWFIGVQFHPEFQSKPTDPHPLFAGFIKAASKLAKKSED